One Natrinema halophilum genomic window carries:
- a CDS encoding peptidoglycan recognition protein family protein: MERRPFLTATVLSAGIGELYAVGSSTARAHSRTQAEAADRFVAADSTNYSGSSRDAADIDWIVIHCTVGRYAGAISHFQTPSANVSAHYVISNYEHTDYAPGHVTQMVPHEDVAWHARGSNTSSIGIEHEWHRNYGRYFTDECYRASAAVVRELAERYDVPLEYYEYGSAHCNESGGIIGHRHAPQDSACNHLPSKSCPGPDWDPGIFMKYVRNGGSGNDSDGSDSSDSSDDGGDSSDDGSDSSNNGGDSSNNGGGSSDDGGDSSNNGGDSSDDGGDGGDGSDGNRPFEMEDGAVTTADLNGREGPGLDYGVVETLPAGSVGRIMNGPETNDGIRWWGLHFSTHDVWVWCSENYLSRVAFHVDETVTTTTALRARQAPGLGYTVKRVLPQGTTETIVNGPETNDGIRWWGLYVPAYDLWGWSAEPYLVSNE; encoded by the coding sequence ATGGAACGACGACCGTTCCTCACCGCGACGGTCCTCTCCGCCGGTATCGGCGAGCTGTACGCGGTCGGCTCGTCGACTGCGCGCGCCCATTCGCGGACGCAGGCGGAGGCTGCCGACCGTTTCGTCGCGGCCGATTCGACTAACTACTCGGGTTCGTCCCGTGACGCGGCCGACATCGACTGGATCGTGATCCACTGTACCGTGGGTAGGTACGCCGGAGCGATCAGCCACTTTCAGACCCCGAGCGCTAACGTCAGCGCCCACTACGTAATCAGCAACTACGAGCACACCGACTACGCGCCGGGACACGTGACCCAGATGGTACCCCATGAAGACGTCGCCTGGCACGCACGCGGCTCGAACACCTCCTCGATCGGCATCGAGCACGAGTGGCACCGGAACTACGGCCGGTACTTCACCGACGAATGTTACCGGGCGTCGGCCGCAGTCGTCCGCGAACTGGCCGAACGATACGACGTTCCCCTCGAGTACTACGAGTACGGTAGCGCTCACTGCAACGAGTCGGGCGGGATTATCGGCCACCGCCACGCGCCCCAGGACTCCGCCTGCAACCACCTTCCGTCGAAGTCCTGTCCGGGTCCCGACTGGGACCCGGGCATCTTCATGAAGTACGTTCGAAACGGTGGGAGCGGTAACGACAGCGATGGTAGCGATAGCAGCGATAGCAGCGACGATGGTGGCGATAGCAGCGACGATGGTAGCGATAGCAGCAACAATGGTGGCGATAGCAGCAACAATGGTGGCGGTAGTAGCGACGATGGTGGCGATAGCAGCAACAATGGTGGCGATAGTAGCGACGATGGTGGCGATGGCGGTGACGGTAGTGACGGGAATCGTCCGTTCGAGATGGAAGATGGAGCGGTGACCACGGCCGACCTGAACGGACGTGAGGGACCGGGACTCGACTACGGAGTCGTCGAAACGCTGCCGGCAGGCTCGGTCGGCCGAATCATGAACGGCCCCGAAACCAACGACGGCATCCGCTGGTGGGGGCTACACTTCTCGACGCACGACGTCTGGGTTTGGTGTTCGGAGAACTACCTCTCCAGGGTCGCATTCCACGTCGACGAGACGGTGACCACGACGACGGCCCTCAGAGCCCGACAGGCTCCCGGTCTGGGATACACCGTCAAGCGAGTACTCCCGCAGGGGACCACCGAAACGATCGTCAACGGCCCCGAAACTAACGACGGCATCCGCTGGTGGGGCCTTTACGTTCCCGCGTACGATCTCTGGGGCTGGAGCGCCGAACCCTATCTCGTCTCCAACGAGTGA
- a CDS encoding universal stress protein translates to MEPTILVAFDESPQATAALRHALSTYDDAEIHVLHVNDPREWSTGDGLDGFFYSEAAFEQSKESAESLLEEAEDIAQEYDTTVTTASQVGMVAETIVDYAEEHDIDHIVLGSHGRRGISRFLLGSVAERVARRSPGSVTIIREKNPVDDQ, encoded by the coding sequence ATGGAACCAACGATCCTCGTCGCGTTCGACGAATCGCCGCAGGCAACCGCCGCGTTGCGTCACGCACTTTCGACCTACGACGACGCCGAAATCCACGTTCTCCACGTAAACGATCCGCGAGAGTGGTCGACCGGGGACGGACTCGACGGCTTCTTCTATTCCGAGGCGGCGTTCGAACAATCGAAGGAGTCGGCCGAATCGTTGCTCGAGGAGGCAGAAGACATCGCACAGGAGTACGACACGACGGTGACGACGGCTTCCCAGGTCGGAATGGTAGCCGAAACGATCGTCGACTACGCCGAGGAGCACGACATCGATCACATCGTCCTCGGCAGTCACGGTCGGCGGGGGATATCGCGGTTCCTGCTCGGTAGCGTTGCTGAACGAGTCGCCAGACGCTCGCCCGGATCGGTGACGATCATCCGAGAGAAGAATCCGGTAGACGACCAGTAA
- a CDS encoding DUF5808 domain-containing protein encodes MAEKPTSGEILGVPYNFERPSIGRMLSSYWQPGEGMLVEKPFGVGYSLNLANWRSWVIILVAGGLLWQEEKGTSDGETERTDEPVEVIVDDNESDD; translated from the coding sequence ATGGCAGAGAAGCCGACTTCCGGTGAGATTCTCGGGGTACCGTATAATTTCGAACGACCGAGCATCGGCCGTATGCTCTCGTCGTACTGGCAACCGGGCGAAGGGATGCTCGTCGAAAAACCGTTCGGCGTCGGCTACTCCCTGAACCTCGCCAACTGGCGGTCGTGGGTCATCATCCTCGTCGCAGGCGGCCTGCTTTGGCAGGAGGAAAAGGGGACATCGGATGGCGAAACAGAGCGGACCGACGAACCGGTCGAGGTCATCGTCGACGACAACGAATCCGACGATTGA
- a CDS encoding ABC transporter permease yields MLEITSFEAGRRFRGALLLSGALIALIALTVGLFPSIQETGADFDAYLESLPPEARRAFVGNVTTLTTIEGYLVSQLYQFGWVLLLAIYYAYAAASTVAGEVERGTVGMMLSLPVTRTRFVVGKFLSLVPGLVLVNAITFLAVYLGVRLVDETIDVPSLFAVHLSSIPYLLACAGVGLLASVTFDSIRRAQTVGAGSVFGLFLLDTFTFDTDYEWLGDVAVSRYFDPGAILVDGEVSLTDLSVLLVAVVVLVVVSSEYFERRDISG; encoded by the coding sequence ATGCTCGAGATCACGTCGTTCGAGGCGGGTCGTCGGTTCCGCGGTGCCCTGTTACTCTCGGGTGCGCTGATCGCGTTGATCGCGCTCACCGTCGGCCTCTTTCCATCGATTCAGGAGACTGGTGCCGATTTCGACGCCTATCTCGAATCGTTGCCGCCCGAGGCCAGACGGGCGTTCGTCGGCAACGTGACGACGCTGACGACGATCGAGGGATACCTCGTCTCCCAACTCTACCAGTTCGGCTGGGTGTTGCTGCTCGCGATTTACTACGCGTACGCCGCAGCTTCGACGGTCGCCGGCGAGGTCGAGCGGGGAACTGTGGGCATGATGCTTTCGTTGCCGGTGACTCGAACGCGATTCGTCGTCGGCAAGTTCCTGTCGCTCGTTCCGGGACTCGTCCTGGTCAACGCGATTACGTTCCTCGCGGTGTACCTCGGCGTTAGACTCGTCGACGAGACGATCGACGTCCCGTCCCTGTTTGCCGTCCATCTCTCGTCGATCCCCTATCTGCTCGCGTGCGCCGGCGTCGGCCTGCTGGCTTCCGTCACGTTCGATTCGATTCGGCGAGCGCAGACTGTAGGGGCCGGGTCGGTGTTCGGGCTATTTTTGCTCGATACGTTTACGTTCGATACCGATTACGAGTGGCTCGGCGACGTCGCCGTCTCCCGGTACTTCGACCCCGGTGCGATACTCGTCGACGGCGAGGTTTCGTTGACCGACCTCTCAGTCCTTCTCGTCGCCGTCGTCGTCCTCGTCGTCGTCAGCAGTGAATACTTCGAGCGTCGGGACATCTCCGGGTGA
- a CDS encoding NADH-quinone oxidoreductase subunit D, with the protein MSQRSTLESETTEFAADLDLEGLLGGAVLARDNHLNAPGVVIRPDEVQAVLATLRDEAGFDHCSCVTAQRYPDRFETIYHLKSYDDPTREVSVVVPTTVDEPVSESAEPVFRTADWHEREAYDLVGIEYEDHPDLRRILLPDTWQGHPLSPEYDQEQPQIVTLSEHANPIAGDERDDVSNTMFLNIGPHHPSTHGVMHVKAVLDGETVVNVDPDIGYIHRCEEQMCQQGTYRHQIMPYPDRWDWMSGLCNEWAYARAAEDLADIEVPDYAQVVRTMGAELSRLASHFISLGTYALDVFGEFTATFQYAIRDREIVLDRLEDLTGQRMMYNYFRLGGVAWDLPEPREEFIEKTRDFLDGLPAKIDEYHDLLVTNEIFQRRCIDTGILEPEVAKLYGCTGPVARGSGIDYDLRRDDPYGYYEHLEWDVVTEPDGDNFARVLVRMQEVEESAKIIEQCLDLLADWPEDDREIQSNVPRTLKPDSDTETYRAVEGAKGELGIYIRSDGTETPARFKIRSPCFSNLSVLPDITEGEYVADLVAAIGSLDCIMGEVDR; encoded by the coding sequence ATGTCCCAACGCTCGACGCTCGAGTCCGAGACGACCGAGTTCGCTGCGGATCTCGACCTCGAGGGCCTCCTCGGTGGTGCCGTTCTCGCTCGCGACAATCATCTGAACGCGCCGGGCGTCGTGATCCGACCGGACGAGGTACAGGCGGTCCTCGCGACGCTCCGTGACGAGGCCGGCTTCGATCACTGTTCCTGTGTGACCGCCCAGCGGTACCCGGATCGGTTCGAGACGATATATCACCTGAAGTCCTACGATGACCCGACTCGCGAGGTGAGCGTCGTCGTCCCGACGACGGTCGACGAGCCGGTCAGCGAGTCGGCCGAACCGGTCTTCCGAACCGCGGACTGGCACGAGCGCGAAGCCTACGACCTCGTCGGCATCGAGTACGAGGACCACCCCGACCTTCGGCGGATTCTGTTACCGGACACCTGGCAAGGTCATCCCCTCTCGCCGGAGTACGATCAGGAGCAACCCCAGATCGTGACGCTTTCCGAACACGCAAATCCCATCGCGGGCGACGAACGCGACGACGTCTCGAATACGATGTTTCTCAACATCGGACCGCACCATCCGTCGACCCACGGCGTCATGCACGTCAAAGCCGTACTGGACGGTGAGACGGTCGTCAACGTCGATCCAGACATCGGCTACATCCATCGCTGCGAGGAACAGATGTGCCAGCAGGGAACCTACCGACACCAGATCATGCCCTATCCGGATCGCTGGGATTGGATGTCGGGGCTGTGCAACGAGTGGGCCTACGCTCGCGCTGCCGAGGATCTGGCCGACATCGAGGTCCCCGACTACGCTCAGGTCGTCCGCACGATGGGCGCCGAACTCTCGCGGCTGGCCTCCCACTTCATCTCGCTTGGCACCTACGCGCTCGACGTCTTCGGCGAGTTCACCGCCACCTTTCAGTACGCGATCCGCGACCGGGAAATCGTCCTCGACCGCCTCGAGGACCTGACCGGCCAGCGGATGATGTACAACTACTTCCGGCTCGGTGGGGTCGCCTGGGACCTGCCCGAACCTCGCGAGGAGTTCATCGAAAAGACTCGGGACTTCCTCGACGGCCTCCCGGCCAAAATCGACGAGTACCACGACCTGCTGGTCACGAACGAGATCTTCCAGCGTCGGTGTATCGATACCGGGATTCTCGAGCCCGAGGTCGCCAAACTGTACGGCTGTACCGGCCCCGTCGCACGGGGGTCCGGCATCGACTACGACCTCCGGCGCGACGATCCGTACGGCTACTACGAACACCTCGAGTGGGACGTCGTCACCGAACCCGACGGCGACAACTTCGCTCGAGTGCTCGTCCGCATGCAGGAAGTCGAGGAGTCCGCGAAGATCATCGAGCAGTGTCTCGACCTCCTCGCGGACTGGCCGGAAGACGATCGCGAGATCCAGAGCAACGTTCCCCGGACGCTCAAGCCCGATTCCGACACCGAAACCTACCGCGCCGTCGAAGGGGCGAAAGGAGAACTCGGGATCTACATTCGCTCGGACGGCACCGAAACGCCGGCGCGGTTCAAGATTCGCAGTCCCTGTTTCTCGAATCTCTCCGTGTTACCCGACATTACGGAAGGCGAGTACGTCGCCGACCTGGTCGCCGCCATCGGGAGTCTCGACTGTATCATGGGCGAGGTCGACCGCTGA
- a CDS encoding ABC transporter ATP-binding protein produces MTAAEPQPVSVDGLTKYYGDVRGVEDLTFTVDRGETFGFLGPNGAGKSTAIRVLLGLLKPTDGDATLLGRDVTDRAELRDLKRHIGYLPSDVTFYDRVTGAEILEFFGRLRGHERRTELLERFPVPLDRPVKAYSSGNKQKLAIVATFMHDPELAIMDEPTSGLDPLVQNEFYDLLGERTAQGRTSFFSSHILSEVRRVCDRVGIIRNGRLIELDTVENILAEGGTVVTVRLAEEPSAAALEFPGTAHVERQDGSYRLVISQEFDSLIDRLHEYTVLDLEVREASIEDVFMHFYGEADDAEGDRPAAPDDAEGDGPAAPDDGS; encoded by the coding sequence GTGACCGCCGCTGAGCCACAGCCGGTGAGTGTCGATGGACTGACGAAGTATTACGGGGACGTCCGCGGCGTCGAGGATCTCACGTTCACCGTCGACCGAGGGGAAACATTCGGCTTTCTCGGCCCGAACGGAGCGGGAAAGTCGACGGCGATTCGCGTGCTGCTCGGCCTGTTGAAACCCACCGACGGCGACGCTACCCTGCTCGGGCGTGACGTCACCGACCGAGCGGAGCTACGCGATCTGAAACGTCACATCGGATACTTGCCGAGCGACGTGACCTTCTACGATCGCGTGACAGGCGCAGAAATCCTCGAGTTCTTCGGGCGGTTGCGCGGCCACGAGCGCCGCACGGAGCTTCTGGAGCGGTTTCCCGTCCCCCTCGACCGACCCGTGAAAGCCTACTCGAGCGGGAACAAACAGAAACTCGCCATCGTCGCGACGTTCATGCACGATCCCGAACTGGCGATTATGGACGAGCCGACCTCGGGGCTAGATCCGCTCGTCCAGAACGAGTTCTACGACCTGCTTGGGGAGCGAACGGCGCAGGGACGGACGAGTTTCTTCTCGTCGCACATCCTGAGCGAGGTTCGTCGCGTCTGCGACCGCGTCGGGATCATCAGGAACGGGCGGCTGATAGAACTCGATACCGTCGAGAACATCCTCGCGGAGGGCGGCACGGTCGTCACCGTTCGTCTGGCCGAGGAGCCGTCGGCCGCCGCGCTCGAGTTTCCTGGAACTGCACACGTCGAACGGCAGGACGGAAGCTACCGACTCGTGATCTCACAGGAATTCGATTCGCTGATCGATCGGCTGCACGAGTATACGGTTCTCGACCTCGAGGTCCGCGAGGCGTCCATCGAGGACGTGTTCATGCACTTCTACGGGGAGGCCGACGACGCCGAGGGTGACAGGCCCGCAGCGCCCGACGACGCCGAGGGTGACGGGCCCGCAGCGCCCGACGACGGGTCCTGA
- a CDS encoding XTP/dITP diphosphatase produces the protein MAIRFVTGNEGKVREARTYLEGVEPVEQLEYDYTEIQSDSLADIAAYGAREAFEERSNEEPILVDDTGLFVDALGGFPGPYSAYVEDTVGVERLWRLAADEENRRAHFRTVLAYADEKGTETFDGAVAGTLVAPRGDGGFGYDPIFEHNGQTMAEMSTEEKNAISHRGRALAKFTEWYAERET, from the coding sequence ATGGCCATTCGATTCGTCACCGGCAACGAGGGCAAGGTCCGCGAGGCGCGGACGTACCTCGAGGGAGTCGAACCCGTCGAGCAACTCGAGTACGACTACACGGAGATTCAGAGCGACTCGCTCGCGGATATCGCGGCCTACGGCGCTCGCGAGGCCTTCGAGGAACGGAGCAACGAGGAGCCGATACTCGTCGACGATACGGGGCTGTTCGTCGACGCGCTCGGCGGTTTCCCGGGACCGTATTCGGCGTACGTCGAGGATACAGTCGGCGTCGAGCGTCTCTGGCGTCTCGCAGCGGACGAAGAGAACCGCCGCGCACACTTTCGCACCGTCCTCGCGTACGCGGACGAAAAGGGAACCGAAACCTTCGACGGAGCCGTCGCCGGCACGCTCGTCGCGCCCCGCGGAGACGGCGGGTTCGGCTACGATCCGATCTTCGAGCACAACGGGCAGACGATGGCGGAAATGAGCACCGAGGAGAAAAACGCGATTTCGCATCGGGGGCGAGCGTTGGCGAAGTTCACGGAGTGGTACGCAGAGCGAGAGACGTGA
- a CDS encoding helix-turn-helix domain-containing protein: protein MKTVRLILQYDDETIHPMHRFVANSDAFDAYRMVHGNFTNSDDDDNAFIFHVVGDPDVYETALEETSRVSDYELTRTGDRSFTVYVRDVPADVDDRLLDSFTRRSLVALPPLEYRSDWTVRFSVVGEPTDIRRALEDVPAGIETTIGRVGEYDGSDAAVAALTTRQREALRVARDLGYFDVPRSASVEDVAGVLDCAPGTAAEHLRKAESAVMEALEL, encoded by the coding sequence GTGAAGACGGTCCGGCTCATCCTCCAGTACGACGACGAGACGATCCATCCGATGCACCGGTTCGTCGCCAACAGTGACGCCTTCGACGCCTATCGGATGGTTCACGGAAACTTCACCAACAGTGACGACGACGATAACGCCTTCATTTTCCACGTCGTCGGAGACCCGGACGTCTACGAAACCGCCCTCGAGGAGACCAGTCGGGTGAGCGACTACGAACTCACGCGAACCGGCGACCGGTCGTTTACCGTGTACGTGCGCGACGTTCCGGCAGACGTCGACGATCGATTGCTCGATAGTTTCACCCGCAGAAGCCTCGTCGCCTTGCCCCCCCTCGAGTACCGATCCGACTGGACGGTTCGGTTCTCGGTCGTCGGCGAACCGACGGATATCCGGCGTGCGCTCGAGGACGTGCCGGCGGGAATCGAGACGACTATCGGTCGCGTCGGCGAGTACGACGGCAGCGACGCCGCGGTCGCCGCGTTGACCACGCGCCAACGCGAGGCGCTCCGAGTCGCGCGAGACCTCGGCTACTTCGACGTGCCCCGATCCGCGAGCGTCGAAGACGTCGCCGGGGTACTCGACTGTGCGCCCGGAACGGCCGCCGAACACCTCCGAAAAGCGGAATCAGCGGTGATGGAGGCCCTCGAACTGTAA
- a CDS encoding COG1361 S-layer family protein: protein MTGQADGSKRYVRRRTGVAGCLLVALVISSVPAAFIAGPTAAVALQDGPARNDTNTNDSTATQTSGQRTPPGGTSPEIESDTAPRGVTDQEAAAALGDETSAAEIPRARPPDENVTVAVAENQSVRAGDAATIALEVTNDGDEEVTDVVVTVRALDSALTLGSADARQATQSVYLEDIWSGDTETVDLDIAAADVEPGTYPLFASVRYTIDEDDDEDDEFGDVIDDDTDTDSDDEDDANETVVADGLSPMGLSVVESRSLDVTPRNGGIPVDGTGTYEVEITNDGTEPVMSLVAAINVSPPLSTDSPTAYIGMLDPGESETVRFPLESSTDAVETTASATVVLTYDTGTGQRTSTDPVPIPVSIVDDEEADIDSVAPFAAVAVIFVLAAIWWLRRR from the coding sequence ATGACGGGTCAGGCGGACGGGTCGAAGCGTTACGTTCGTCGTCGCACCGGAGTCGCCGGTTGTTTGCTCGTCGCGCTGGTGATTTCCAGCGTCCCGGCCGCTTTCATAGCCGGACCCACCGCGGCCGTCGCACTGCAAGATGGCCCGGCGCGCAACGACACGAATACGAACGATTCGACTGCGACCCAAACCAGCGGTCAGCGAACCCCGCCTGGCGGGACGTCTCCCGAAATCGAGTCCGATACCGCACCTCGAGGGGTGACCGACCAGGAAGCGGCCGCCGCGCTCGGAGACGAGACGTCGGCGGCGGAAATACCGAGAGCGCGTCCGCCCGACGAGAACGTCACCGTTGCCGTCGCGGAAAACCAGTCCGTTCGGGCTGGCGACGCCGCGACGATCGCCCTCGAGGTGACCAACGACGGCGATGAGGAGGTGACGGACGTCGTCGTGACGGTGCGAGCACTGGACAGCGCGTTGACCCTCGGTTCGGCCGACGCGCGGCAGGCGACGCAGTCGGTCTATCTCGAGGATATCTGGTCGGGCGATACCGAAACCGTCGACCTCGATATCGCGGCGGCCGACGTCGAACCCGGGACGTATCCACTGTTCGCGAGCGTCCGGTACACGATCGACGAGGACGATGACGAGGACGACGAGTTTGGCGACGTGATCGACGACGATACTGACACCGATAGCGACGACGAAGACGATGCCAACGAAACGGTGGTGGCCGACGGCCTCTCACCGATGGGGCTCTCAGTCGTCGAATCCCGCTCGTTGGACGTCACGCCCCGAAATGGCGGGATTCCCGTCGACGGGACGGGGACGTACGAGGTAGAGATCACCAACGACGGCACAGAACCCGTGATGAGTCTCGTCGCCGCGATTAACGTCAGTCCGCCGCTATCGACGGACTCTCCCACGGCGTACATCGGAATGCTCGATCCGGGCGAGTCCGAAACGGTTCGGTTCCCGCTCGAGTCATCGACGGACGCGGTCGAGACGACCGCCAGCGCGACGGTTGTGCTCACCTACGATACAGGCACCGGCCAGCGAACGAGTACTGACCCGGTTCCGATCCCGGTCTCCATCGTCGACGACGAGGAGGCGGACATCGACTCCGTCGCTCCGTTCGCCGCCGTGGCCGTAATCTTCGTTCTCGCCGCGATCTGGTGGCTTCGCAGGCGCTGA
- a CDS encoding SOUL family heme-binding protein: MRSIRRLLIGIAGLVAVWIGWGVYVSRTTERVPSETVDRFDGGEIRRYPQLVLVETTAENERVAFRRLFRYISGENVRSEDVAMTTPVATRGESISMTAPVRTESAENGVTMAFTLPATDTPERAPTPTDPAVHLVVESPKTVAVRRFSWYATSERVDRQRKRLLERLSERGIERRGQPVVLQYNDPWTPPFLRTNEVEVAIEVPESQLPEDGRRITPE, translated from the coding sequence ATGCGATCGATACGCCGCCTACTGATCGGAATTGCCGGCCTGGTAGCGGTGTGGATCGGCTGGGGTGTGTACGTCTCTCGGACGACCGAGCGCGTGCCGTCGGAAACGGTGGACCGATTCGACGGGGGCGAAATCCGGCGGTATCCGCAACTGGTCCTCGTCGAAACGACAGCCGAAAACGAGAGGGTCGCATTCCGTCGTCTGTTTCGGTACATATCGGGCGAAAACGTACGGAGCGAGGACGTCGCGATGACGACACCGGTGGCGACCCGAGGCGAGTCGATTTCGATGACCGCGCCCGTTCGAACGGAATCTGCTGAGAACGGCGTGACGATGGCGTTTACCCTTCCCGCGACGGACACGCCCGAGCGAGCGCCGACGCCGACCGATCCCGCAGTTCATCTCGTCGTCGAATCGCCAAAAACGGTTGCGGTGCGACGATTTTCGTGGTACGCGACGAGCGAACGCGTCGACCGCCAACGGAAGCGCCTGCTCGAGCGACTCTCTGAACGGGGGATAGAGAGACGCGGCCAACCGGTGGTACTCCAGTACAACGATCCGTGGACGCCACCGTTCCTGCGAACGAACGAAGTCGAAGTCGCCATCGAGGTCCCCGAAAGTCAGCTTCCGGAAGACGGACGGCGGATCACGCCCGAGTAG
- a CDS encoding guanosine monophosphate reductase encodes MNDLRTGLSYGDVLLVPNRSPVDSRSDVDLTSSFTSSVELQTPLVSAAMDTVTEAELAIELSRAGGIGVLHRFLTPDEQADQVERVAEAGEQVAAAVGINEDYVARSDALVAAGVDALVVDVAHGHLESALEAVERLRTEFPETDLVAGNVATPAGVEDLAAAGADCVKVGIGPGSHCTTRKVAGAGVPQLTAIDDCATAAENLDVTICADGGIRTSGDAVKALMAGADSVMLGSLFAGTEEAPGAVVEVEGTQYKRSRGMATTTAAEKRDDKEADVRADEGVEALTPYKGPVTDVVDEFRAGIQSGLSYCGGHTIPAARENAEFIRVAPSAKEREGYHADQDWEGVSVDSEVSEGSESEISVTDPANDAAESDD; translated from the coding sequence ATGAACGATCTCCGAACCGGGTTGAGCTACGGTGACGTCCTCCTCGTCCCGAACCGCTCACCAGTCGATAGCCGCAGCGACGTAGATCTCACGTCGTCGTTTACATCGTCAGTCGAATTGCAGACTCCGCTCGTTTCCGCCGCGATGGATACCGTGACGGAGGCCGAGCTGGCGATCGAACTCTCTCGCGCCGGGGGGATCGGCGTTCTGCACAGATTTCTGACGCCGGATGAACAGGCGGACCAGGTGGAACGAGTGGCCGAAGCCGGCGAACAGGTAGCCGCCGCCGTCGGAATCAACGAGGACTATGTCGCCCGTAGCGACGCGCTCGTTGCGGCCGGCGTCGACGCGCTCGTCGTCGACGTTGCCCACGGTCACCTCGAGAGCGCGCTCGAGGCCGTCGAGCGACTCCGAACGGAGTTTCCAGAGACCGATCTCGTCGCCGGCAACGTCGCGACACCGGCCGGCGTCGAAGACCTCGCAGCCGCTGGAGCCGACTGCGTCAAAGTCGGCATCGGTCCCGGCTCTCACTGCACGACCCGGAAGGTCGCTGGCGCGGGCGTCCCGCAGTTGACCGCCATCGACGACTGCGCGACGGCGGCCGAGAATCTCGACGTGACGATCTGTGCAGACGGCGGTATCCGAACATCCGGCGATGCGGTAAAGGCACTGATGGCCGGGGCGGACTCCGTAATGCTCGGAAGCCTCTTCGCCGGCACCGAGGAAGCCCCCGGCGCGGTCGTCGAGGTCGAGGGAACGCAATACAAGCGCTCGCGCGGAATGGCGACCACGACGGCCGCGGAAAAACGAGACGACAAAGAGGCCGACGTTCGCGCCGACGAGGGTGTCGAGGCGCTGACGCCGTACAAGGGGCCCGTTACCGACGTCGTCGACGAGTTCCGCGCCGGCATTCAGTCGGGGCTCTCCTACTGCGGCGGCCATACGATCCCAGCGGCGCGCGAAAATGCCGAATTCATCCGCGTCGCGCCTAGCGCAAAGGAACGAGAGGGGTACCACGCCGACCAGGACTGGGAGGGCGTCAGCGTGGATAGCGAAGTCTCGGAGGGCAGCGAGTCTGAAATTTCTGTCACCGATCCCGCAAACGATGCCGCCGAAAGCGACGACTAG
- a CDS encoding DUF7384 family protein codes for MPEESDPARVVADADVLAADLLLGGDARESLDHVRRHSWIDLVASDPLLEETERLVATLADPDLAADHRARLEAERIRVDQPEGDHPALASAYQGGAAHLLSYDERLRSAEAGLTLQPRVAVSIRPPDAFVTLFDAASLYEATEGGEYAGPDRNPRT; via the coding sequence ATGCCTGAGGAATCGGATCCTGCCCGCGTGGTTGCCGATGCGGACGTGCTCGCGGCGGATCTCCTCCTCGGTGGTGACGCCCGCGAGTCACTGGACCACGTCCGTCGACACTCATGGATCGACCTCGTCGCGAGCGATCCGCTCCTCGAAGAAACCGAACGGCTCGTGGCGACCCTCGCCGATCCCGACCTCGCCGCCGACCATCGGGCACGACTCGAGGCCGAACGCATCCGAGTCGATCAGCCGGAAGGGGACCATCCCGCCCTGGCCTCAGCGTATCAGGGGGGTGCGGCGCACCTGCTGTCGTACGACGAACGGCTCCGATCGGCAGAAGCGGGCCTGACGCTGCAACCTCGCGTTGCAGTTAGCATCCGGCCGCCGGACGCGTTCGTAACCCTGTTCGACGCTGCGAGCCTCTACGAGGCTACCGAGGGGGGCGAGTACGCGGGACCGGACCGGAATCCACGGACGTAG